Proteins co-encoded in one Arthrobacter sp. ERGS1:01 genomic window:
- a CDS encoding AraC family transcriptional regulator, with amino-acid sequence MTVEEGFPGQRLHVLPRPLVRAALSRPGTRSLLVTDSGYFPRAKAHGILREKPIREAVILVCTGGSGWCTVGGIEHTVRAGQAVVIPPETPHSYWSKLDDPWTLWWMHLDGSELPDLLPAASPAPVHTPAEQVRAVTLIEEIVEQMGCDESQASLFAAAAAAWHFLAVISTSADSAGTPDGVVDRAREYLQSHLAERTSVTELATLARLSTSHFAALFRKQVGTSVLQYQTQLRMARARELLDTTELPVARIAAEVGYPDAFYFSRQFRRVHGTTALRYRALGKG; translated from the coding sequence ATGACGGTTGAAGAAGGGTTCCCGGGCCAGCGCCTGCACGTACTCCCCCGCCCCCTGGTCCGCGCAGCGCTTTCACGCCCCGGCACGCGGTCCTTGCTGGTGACCGATTCCGGCTACTTCCCGCGCGCCAAAGCCCACGGCATCCTGCGCGAAAAGCCCATCCGGGAGGCGGTTATCCTGGTATGCACGGGCGGCAGCGGCTGGTGCACCGTGGGCGGCATCGAGCACACGGTGCGGGCCGGCCAGGCGGTAGTGATTCCGCCGGAGACCCCGCATTCCTACTGGAGCAAACTGGACGATCCATGGACCCTGTGGTGGATGCACCTGGACGGCAGCGAACTTCCGGATTTGCTGCCGGCTGCAAGTCCCGCACCGGTGCACACGCCCGCCGAACAGGTCCGCGCGGTGACGCTCATCGAGGAGATCGTCGAACAGATGGGGTGCGATGAAAGCCAGGCAAGCCTGTTTGCCGCCGCCGCGGCCGCATGGCATTTCCTAGCCGTGATTTCAACCTCCGCAGACAGTGCGGGAACCCCGGACGGGGTTGTGGACCGGGCCAGGGAATACCTGCAGTCTCACCTGGCCGAACGCACCAGCGTCACCGAACTCGCCACGCTGGCGCGCCTGAGCACCTCCCACTTCGCCGCCCTGTTCCGCAAGCAGGTGGGGACCTCCGTGCTGCAATACCAGACCCAGTTGCGGATGGCCCGGGCCCGGGAGCTACTCGACACCACCGAACTGCCTGTCGCGCGGATCGCCGCGGAGGTGGGCTACCCGGATGCGTTCTACTTCTCCCGGCAGTTCCGCCGCGTGCACGGCACAACGGCGCTGCGCTACCGCGCACTGGGCAAGGGCTGA